In the genome of Triticum urartu cultivar G1812 unplaced genomic scaffold, Tu2.1 TuUngrouped_contig_5460, whole genome shotgun sequence, the window ACACGTTAGCCCTCTATGAAAGCTTGTTGAGACAGGTGAATGTAATCCGAAAAGTGAGGCTTGAACCTATTTGCAAGAATTTTAGCAATGGTCTAATAAGTTGGCACCACTTGGTCGATGGTAAATCATTCGACATCCAACGCAACACGTACTACACGTGACTCAACACTTATTATGTTGATGCCCTTTTCCTTTTGAGAGATGTTCCCCTTTTGATGTGGTATGTAATTGGTATTACGACCTTATTCAAAGGGAAGGATATTCATAGCAAAAGCAAGTGGTCGCAAAAAGTGTcgactattttggttcatttgagAATCTTGTTGTTGTACGTGTGTACCCCATAACCAAGGGTGTTTGAATGTTCTAGAATTTAGTAGAATTTTCAACCCCCGTTTCGAAAGATAGTAGTTGGTTGGAATGCAACTAGAACCAAGCGGTCCAAGGTCCGATGGTACATGAAGAGCGGCATGAAGGAAGATGTCGGTAGTAGCTACACCTTCCAGGGGGAATGTATCTAGTGCACCAACATCGAGCGCCGGATGCCGTAACACATTTTAAAATGTTTGAAAAAAAATCTAGCATATTGACACAACATCAATCTAAGTTGTCACAAAATTTAATACTAAAATTCTAAACATTGACTGAGATACAAAAATGATAAAATTGACATTAATGTGATAATAGGCCAACTCTAAAACCCAAATTACGTTATGTACTATTCAATTTTGAATTTGTCCTTTATGTGAAATAATATGTCATGCGCCCGGGCACTATGTCTCGCCGGTAGAAATTTCTGATACCGTATCGGTTCCTATTAGGAATTGCCTACGGGCGAGTGACTATCGTGCCGCTCCATTAGCGCAGGTTTCCTGCCGCCCATGTCACTTTAGGTTCGCTCAGCTCCatttcttttcctttttggttttctttattttttctttgttttgtttttttcacgtgtcttcatcattattttgttttttttccttcATTATAATTTGGTTTCTTCATTTTTTCACCGGTATTCTTTGccttttattttgtttctttgttatactttggttttctttgtttctttcttggTTTTTTACTTATGTTATTTTGTCGAGTTTATTTTTAAAAACAGTTTACTTTTTCTCAATACTCAATGTACATTTTTTAGCGCATACATGAAACATTTTTTTGATACACGTTGGAGAATTTTCAAATTCTTCATGTATATTTAATAAAAATGCATGGTTTGAACAATTTTTGTgaatagaaggtaatatttcaAAATACACATCACACACTTTCATAATGGCGATAAACATTTTTCTAAACTAAGTAAATATTTTTTCCTGTGTATAATTTTTTATCAAAATTTCACAGACATTTTTTGGAAACACGTGAATATTTCTTCAAAATATCATGTACACTTTTTAAATGGAAATAATCATTTATTTACCTACACGAACAATTTTTGGTATTGCATAAGTATTTTTTTAAATGTCCCAAACGTTTTTTAAAAACTTGGTATTTTTTAATTGTACGAATTGTTTTTTACATTACACAAAAAAATTAGGAACACATTTTTAAATACACGAACATATATTTTTGAACGCGGGGGCATTTCTAAAAATGTCACGAACATTTTTTAATGCTAAGAAACATATTTTACATTACACAACCATTTGCTTACATTTTACacatttaaaaaaaataattTACATACTTTTTTAGATGTTAGAATGTTTTTTTATTGCCACATACACTTCTTTGAAAAGTTGTCAATTTGTTTTAAAGTGAGAAGTCCATATTACAACCTCTAACTACCACAAAGTTTAAAACACAACCATAAACTATGAAACCGTCTTGTTCACAACCCTCAACTTTCAAGACCCGACAAATAATAACTATGGACTAGGTTTCTGATCGTTTTTGACTGGTTTTGACTAGATGGTTTCCCAGCACAGGGTTGTAAACAGACAGTTTTGTAGTTCAGGATTGTATTTTAGACTTTCAATGTATTCGATGTTGTAATATGGACTTGTCTCTTTTTTTTAAAACCTACGCTAACAAAAAACTTATACTATGTTAacactttttttcaaattcatggtTTTAATTTTTAAAGTAAGTTTATGTTTTTGAAATATATGCATTTAAAAcattaaaaaaaattaaaatttgAGTGACATCAGGATGATGTCAGTATGACAACCCTCGTCCCATACTGGACCAGCCCACCACCTGCTCATTGTAGCATGCTCGGAGCCTCGCAGGCAAGGCGGACATTTGTCTCGCTATAAGCGAGACACGTTTTCTGCTTGCTTCTTGATGAAAACATAATGACGTGCAAATCCTATATACCTAAGAACCTAAGAGAGTGATCTCCCGCTACTTCTAATTATCATGACATGCATACttccacatcatcaaaattgtcATAGCCGTTAAATTTACTATCAAGATTGCCTAGCATCCATCTGATCTACACACGAGAATTCTCTATGGTGCAACATGCACTAGTGGATTCTAAATGGGTTTTTAATCACACTAGATTTAATTATGACACAACCCACTACTTATTTTTTCTAGACGTGCAACCATGTCACGTCAACATATCATGCATATAAGTTATAAGTTACATTTTTTGTGTTAGCATATCCATGCAGCACTGTCACATCATCAGTTCATGCATGCAATTCATCAGTTGTTTTCTTTGGAATGACACTTTTAAATGTAATCTAATTTCTTTTCTCTTTTATACATgtttttgttatatgctttatatTTTTTAATGTTTTAAATTGTATATCAAGAAAAATACTCTTTCgttttattttttattaattttagTTGTTTATCTAGCATCCAATTATGCATTTAACCAAATTATCACAACAATGTGCGGGGTATCGTCTACTTAACGGTCGACATACATCACGAGTTCTGCACACTGACTCGGAAGCCACAGTGCAGTTTGTTTATGCAGCCCCGGCCTCTACTTTCCATGGTGCTCCCAACCAAGCCCAAGTGGTTCTCCTTGTCATCCGCTCTAGCGCGGTAGACAACCAATATATGGTTCCACTAACGCCTAATCTGTTCCTTCCTTTTGATTGCCTTGGGACATTAGCAGCGCACTAGCACGCACTTGCGCATGCACGCTCAAAAGACATGGAGACAAAATTAAGCGGCCGTTATACCATCCACCTCTCGATCGCTTTCCGTTATTCTAAGGAGAATTTCGGACGAGACGATCAGGCCAATATCCAGGCCAGCTATCTATATAAACCATGTTATGTACTGCTCGGATGCTTCAGTCAGCGCTCGAGGGAACTCGGGACTAGAGCTAGAGGGAGCTGAGAGGAAGAAGGGGAAAATGGGCTCCAGTAGGGTTGGTACAGTTtcccttgttcttctactgctcATCGTCGTTTCGGTTTGCGCCGCAGGTCGGTTGTTTCCCCTGTTCCCAACCTTTTGATTTTGCTGTGCCATAGAAAGTATTTGTCTTCTGTTTGGAGCTAAACTTTTAACTTGGAGATCTTCTGTTGTGGTCTTTGTAGGAGGCAGGGGGCTGGCCGAAGAAAAGATTCAGAAGGTATGCCAATCTACTCGATTATCCATCGATTCAGGCCCTGTACAATACTTGTTTGAGAACTAGATGATTTGTTTGAACTTTGAACTACAAGTTGACAATATAAACTGAATATAATTCGAGGTTCCATATTGAGAAGTTTAAATTTCTATGTATTTGGAGCTATCTTTATCACGAAATAATGTCTTATATTGCTCTCATCTCGCCAAATTCAGGAACATCACAACGCTGTGCACAAGGAGGGAACGACAGCTCCAGGCAGCCATCCAAGGAACCTCATGGTGAAGACGAACGACTACGGCCGCTACGACCCGACTCCAGCGTTCTCCAGGCCTCGCTTCAAGC includes:
- the LOC125529256 gene encoding uncharacterized protein LOC125529256, translating into MYCSDASVSARGNSGLELEGAERKKGKMGSSRVGTVSLVLLLLIVVSVCAAGGRGLAEEKIQKEHHNAVHKEGTTAPGSHPRNLMVKTNDYGRYDPTPAFSRPRFKPIPH